AAGGTCCGATGCCAGATGGCAGCACGCGCGGAAACTACGGTCCTTATTTCCAAAGTCAACGCATACACATCTACCGGTCTTATGTTGAAAGGCTTCTTTCTATCGGCAAAGCTTACACCACGACAGGTGGAGCAATTAAGTTTAGAATGAAGCGTGAACCTATAGTCATTCGTGACTTAGTCGTCGGCAATGTAACGCGCGCTTTGACGGATCGTGAGCAACTCGACCCGGACTTTGTGATTGTGCGGTCGGATGGGCAGCCAGTTTTTCATCTGGTGAATGTCGTGGATGATCTTGAAATGAAGATCACACACGTCATTCGGGGTGAAGATCATTTAACTAACACTGCTAAGCATATTGCCTTATTTGAGGCGCTCAATGCTGAGCCGCCGGCATACGCCCACATTCCACTGATTCTGAATGCAAACGGTTCCAAAATGAGCAAGCGAGACGAAGGCGCATCTCTCGATGAGTATATCGAGGAAGGCTATCTTCCACAGGCTATGCGAAATTTCTTATGCCTCTTGGGATGGTCATCCAAAGACAATCGTGAGATTTTATCTCTTGAAGAAATCATATCGAAATTTGATCTCCCTCAGATCCATCGCCACAACTCGCGGTTCGATCGAGAAAAATGCTTTTGGTTAAATGGTGAATACATGCGTCTTCTGCCGATTGATGAGCTTTCTCAGTGGGCTAAACCTATCCTCGATCGCGCACATATTCCTTATCAAGCGTATCCTGAGACATATTTCCAAAAGGCTTTAGCCACTGTGCGTGAAAAAATAAAGATCGGCAAGGAATTGCCCCAATGGATGGCTTTTTATTTTACCGACGAATTTCCTTGGGATGAAGGAGCAAAAGAGATTCTCGCCAGCAATGAATCCCAGGAGGCACTACGCCTGCTCTACGAGACTTTAACCGCTGCATCTAAATGGAGCCACGATCACTTACAGAATGAGATCAGAAATTTAACCAATAGCTCACAGAAAAAAATTGCGTTCTTCGTTCACCCGCTTCGAGTGTGTCTCACAGGCCGACGCGTCGGCCCTAGCCTATACGCTCTAATGGAAGTCCTCGGAAAAGAACAAACGCTAAAGCGCATTAAAAAGGCTCTCTGTAATCCCTCCTTTGAGCAACCATAAAAAACTTTAACTTCCCACGCCTTGGTCTATTGTATAGGATATGATAGTTGTCGAGGAGGAACCAGCCATTAGAGAGCATAGCCCCAGTGCCCCAGGCATTATCCCTAATGCCAAGCCAACTTCAAAACACACATTAGCGCTATCTACCAACTGGAGTGCTGCACGTCACTTCGATGGCGAAGCTATGTTGCTTGAAATTCGCGATTTAGGGTTTGAGTATGTCGAGCTAGGGCACACAATCCGTTATAGCTTATGGCCCGGAATTAAGAAAGCGATCGAAAATGGGGTCGTAAAGGTCACATCCCTTCACAACTTTTGTCCCTTACCAATAAGCGATGTGCCCGTTTCCTGTAACACTTTCGAATATACCCATCCCCGTCGTGTAGTTCGTGAAGCTGCCGTTTTTTACACCAAGAAGACTATTGAAGCAGCGGCTGAGGTCGGAGCTCGCGCTGTAGTTCTCCATGCAGGCTCAAGTTCACTCCGTGGATTTACCAGAAAACTCGAAAAACTCTTTCTTAATGGTAAGCTTTACTCCTCAGAATATTGTCGCATCAAATTGAATGCGGTGATCCAACGCCGCCGCGAATCACCCCAGCTTTGGGCGCGCGTGAAAGAATGCCTACTCACTTGTCTAGAACATGCAGAAAAATACAACATTCTTCTCGGAATTGAGACGCGCTCTCACTTTGAAGAGTTCCCTACCGAAGAGGAATTTACCATGATCTTTGAAGAAATCGATTCTCCCTACTTAGGCTACTGGCACGATTTCGGACATCTTGCCGGCAAGGAACACCTTGGTTTCGTCGATCAAAAACAGTTTCTCCGAAAGCATGCACACCGCCTTATTGGTGCCCACTTTCAAGATTGTCGCCCTCCCGGCATCGATCATTTACCCCTTGGAAAAGGCACAAACAACTTTCAAGAAATTCTCTCTTTCTTTCCTAAAGACTATATTTCCGTCTTAGAATTGACATCGCGCTCCACAGCGGATGATATTGTAGCCAGCCGCCGTCTATGGGCTACATTCGCAAACACCTGAGCTTTTTTCTCCGCGCTCTCATTTCTCTCACGATCCTCATAGTTATCGGCCTCCGAGTCAACTGGCCTGAACTCGGGCGAACATTTCAGACGATGGATTGGACATGGGTCGGCGCTGCTTTTCTTACCTTTGGAGTTGTCATCCTCTTTGCCGTTCTTCGTTGGGACGTCCTCTTACGCGTTCATGGAATCCACTTACCTTGGAGAAAAACAGCAGAAATCTGGATGATCGGCCACTTCTTTAATGCCTTTTTACTTGGGACCACGGGAGGCGACGTTGCTAAGATCTACTACTGTGCCCAGGCTTTGCCTGAACATCGTTCTGCTGCCGCACTTTCTATCATTTTCGACCGGCTCTTAGGTCTCTTTGTGTTACTCAGCATCGCTGTTGTGCTTGGCTTGTGGCACTACCCAATCTTGGATGGGGACCCTGTCACCCACAAGGCTCTACTAGCTATCTTTTTGAGCTTCATAGCAATGCTCTGTGGTTTAGCTGTTTTTTTAATTCCTCCGGCTTGGAGCTTTTTTTTTCAAATAGTGAATCGATTTGCTCCTAATCACCTACAAAAAACAGTAAACAACATCCATGAAGCTTTCATCCGCTACACCCAGTCCTGGGGCGCAAACTTTATGGCAATCATTATTTCAATTATCCTCCATCTCCTTACATTCATTATGAGCTTTTTTCTTCTTCGTGCTCTCCATCTGCACGATGTTCCATTTTGGCCTTTTGTCTCTTGTTTACCGATTATAGGCTTTCTCGTAGCAATACCCGTCAGTATTTCCGGCCTAGGCATGCGTGAAGGGCTTTTCGTCTCATTTTTGGGATTGCTTTCGATTGATAAAGAAATCGCTTTAGCCTTCTCTCTTGCAGGATTTGGAGTCACTTTACTTTGGAGTTTGATCGGTGGACTCATCTACCTCCAATACAAAAAACCCGAAGACTCCTTCTCAAAAATCGAGCACGCCACCGATACAGTCTAGAACATGGATTCCGCTCATTACGCGACGGCTAAAGATATCGTCGCCAAACTTACCCAGGCCGGATTCGTTGCCTACTTTGCAGGCGGCTGGGTCCGTGATTACCTGAGAGGGTCTCCACATGATGACATCGACATCGCCACATCTGCTACTCCCGAGGAAATCATCCAACTTTTTCCTAAAACAACAGGCCTTGAAGGCAAATGTTTCGGTGTTGTCCGCGTTTTACAAAATCACCACGCATATGAAGTTGCCACCTTTCGATCCGATGGCGACTACCACGATGGACGACATCCCAGCTCGGTTCGTTTTGCCTCACCTCAAGAAGATGCCCAGCGACGTGATTTCACAATAAACGGTCTCTTTTTTGACCCCGAAAAAAATCAAGTCATCGATTTCGTTAACGGAACGGCTGATCTCAAAAACAAACTCATTCGAGCCATCGGAGACCCCCTTGCCCGTTTCAGAGAAGACAAGCTTCGACTGCTACGCGCTGTTCGCTTTGCCACCACACTAGGTTTCCAAATTGAACCCTCCACCTGGCAAGCCATATGCCACCTAGCCCCAGAAATCACCAGAATCAGCCCCGAACGCATTCGTGACGAACTCAACAAAATCCTCACCTCGGAGTCTCCAGTTCGCGGCCTTGACCTACTAGACTCAAGCGGCCTCCTCAAAGCCATATTACCAGAAATAGAGGCTCTGAAGGGTGTTCAACAACCGCCTCAATTCCATCCCGAAGGTGATGTCTACGTTCACACTCGGTTAATGCTATCCCATCTCTCTCGCCCATCCCTCACCCTCGCCCTGAGCACCTTATTCCACGATGTCGGAAAAAAAGCAACATACAGTCTCGACCCCGTCGGCCGCATCCGCTTCAGCGGTCACGAACACGTCGGAGCGCGCATCACTGAGCGCGTCCTGAGACGCCTACGCTACAGCAACGAAATCATCGAGACCGTCACCGCCTGCGTCCAAAATCACATGACCTTCAAAGACGCTCCACAGATGCGTTTGAGTAAACTAAAACGCCTCCTGGCTCGCCCAACCTTTGATGAGGAGCTCGATCTGCATCGCATAGACTGCCTCTCTAGTCACGGCGACCTATCCATCTATGAATTTCTAGTTCAACGCCGCCAAGCTCTCTCACAAGAAGAAATCAGCCCCCCGCGACTTATTACCGGCCACGATTTGATTCGTCTCGGCCTCTCTCCCGGCCCTCAAATAGGTCGCCTCCTCGAAGAAATCCGAGAAGCTCAACTCGAAGGTCAGCTCTCAACCCCAGAGCAAGCCCTCGATTATGCTCGCAATCGCCTCCGTTCACTTTCAAACCCTACTTCACCGTAAACCCGAGCCGTTTGATTTTGACAACCTTTTCTTTCTAAGAGATATTAGCCCTAAAGGAGATGCAGACGCCCTTACCCCCACGTGTTCAGGTCTCTCTCGCCCCTTGGGTTAAGATGGCCATAGCGATCTTATTAATCTTAATTGGCGTCGCTTTTACCTCCACCCTCACAACAATACAAAGCCTACAAAACGAAGTAGCTATCCTCCAAAAACACCGCGATAGCCTCACCCGCCGCAACCAATTTCTCGAAGACTCCATCAACACTATCTCCGCTGACCATCGTGACTTATTAGAAAAGATAAAAAAACTCCAAGCCCAGGCCGATCTTGCTACTCAACTCCAAAACCAAATCCGCGACCTCGAAGCACAGCTCCAAGCTTACCGCTCTTCACCCCCACAGACCGCCCTACTCTCCCCTACCGATGAGCTTCTCCAACAAAACAAATAACTTCAACCACAATCACAAGCCTTCGCCCCACGCATCAACCCACTCTCTCCCATCTTGTAAACGGATAACGTGCAAGATAACTATTCGCATACCTCCTATCTCGCGTCACCTCTTGCCCTACCCAATCTGGAAGCACAATTCTCTCCCCCTCCTCTCTTAATTCTACCTCTGCCAATACCAATCCTCGATTTTCCCCTTCGAATTCATCTACTTCCCATATACGCACTTGGCCTACCTCCTCTTGCACTGGCACCGTGTAACGCCGTTTCTCAATCCTTCCATGACGTGCCAGTCGCTCAAGCAGCTCCTGCGCCTCATCTAGAGGCACCTCGTATTCATACTCAGGTCGAGACAACTTGCCCTCTAAAGGTCGGCCTTTTATAGTAATCCAGCCTCGTCTAGCCATTACCCGCACCCGCACCGTTAAATGCTCCTCTAGACATAAATAGCCTTGCGCCACCCACTGCACGCTGGTCGCCTCCTCACGCCACCTTTCGTTTACAACTAAAAACTTTCGCTCTATCTCTACCCCCATAATTCCTGTCTACTTCTCCATTCTCACACCGTCCTCCTTCCTCGGAA
This DNA window, taken from Candidatus Methylacidiphilales bacterium, encodes the following:
- a CDS encoding sugar phosphate isomerase/epimerase, with translation MIVVEEEPAIREHSPSAPGIIPNAKPTSKHTLALSTNWSAARHFDGEAMLLEIRDLGFEYVELGHTIRYSLWPGIKKAIENGVVKVTSLHNFCPLPISDVPVSCNTFEYTHPRRVVREAAVFYTKKTIEAAAEVGARAVVLHAGSSSLRGFTRKLEKLFLNGKLYSSEYCRIKLNAVIQRRRESPQLWARVKECLLTCLEHAEKYNILLGIETRSHFEEFPTEEEFTMIFEEIDSPYLGYWHDFGHLAGKEHLGFVDQKQFLRKHAHRLIGAHFQDCRPPGIDHLPLGKGTNNFQEILSFFPKDYISVLELTSRSTADDIVASRRLWATFANT
- a CDS encoding flippase-like domain-containing protein, translating into MGYIRKHLSFFLRALISLTILIVIGLRVNWPELGRTFQTMDWTWVGAAFLTFGVVILFAVLRWDVLLRVHGIHLPWRKTAEIWMIGHFFNAFLLGTTGGDVAKIYYCAQALPEHRSAAALSIIFDRLLGLFVLLSIAVVLGLWHYPILDGDPVTHKALLAIFLSFIAMLCGLAVFLIPPAWSFFFQIVNRFAPNHLQKTVNNIHEAFIRYTQSWGANFMAIIISIILHLLTFIMSFFLLRALHLHDVPFWPFVSCLPIIGFLVAIPVSISGLGMREGLFVSFLGLLSIDKEIALAFSLAGFGVTLLWSLIGGLIYLQYKKPEDSFSKIEHATDTV
- a CDS encoding CYTH domain-containing protein gives rise to the protein MGVEIERKFLVVNERWREEATSVQWVAQGYLCLEEHLTVRVRVMARRGWITIKGRPLEGKLSRPEYEYEVPLDEAQELLERLARHGRIEKRRYTVPVQEEVGQVRIWEVDEFEGENRGLVLAEVELREEGERIVLPDWVGQEVTRDRRYANSYLARYPFTRWERVG
- a CDS encoding glutamate--tRNA ligase, with protein sequence MTTRVRFAPSPTGYLHIGGARTALFNWLYAKHTGGKFILRIEDTDVARNTPEALQAIFGGLKWLGLDWDEGPMPDGSTRGNYGPYFQSQRIHIYRSYVERLLSIGKAYTTTGGAIKFRMKREPIVIRDLVVGNVTRALTDREQLDPDFVIVRSDGQPVFHLVNVVDDLEMKITHVIRGEDHLTNTAKHIALFEALNAEPPAYAHIPLILNANGSKMSKRDEGASLDEYIEEGYLPQAMRNFLCLLGWSSKDNREILSLEEIISKFDLPQIHRHNSRFDREKCFWLNGEYMRLLPIDELSQWAKPILDRAHIPYQAYPETYFQKALATVREKIKIGKELPQWMAFYFTDEFPWDEGAKEILASNESQEALRLLYETLTAASKWSHDHLQNEIRNLTNSSQKKIAFFVHPLRVCLTGRRVGPSLYALMEVLGKEQTLKRIKKALCNPSFEQP
- a CDS encoding CCA tRNA nucleotidyltransferase, which encodes MDSAHYATAKDIVAKLTQAGFVAYFAGGWVRDYLRGSPHDDIDIATSATPEEIIQLFPKTTGLEGKCFGVVRVLQNHHAYEVATFRSDGDYHDGRHPSSVRFASPQEDAQRRDFTINGLFFDPEKNQVIDFVNGTADLKNKLIRAIGDPLARFREDKLRLLRAVRFATTLGFQIEPSTWQAICHLAPEITRISPERIRDELNKILTSESPVRGLDLLDSSGLLKAILPEIEALKGVQQPPQFHPEGDVYVHTRLMLSHLSRPSLTLALSTLFHDVGKKATYSLDPVGRIRFSGHEHVGARITERVLRRLRYSNEIIETVTACVQNHMTFKDAPQMRLSKLKRLLARPTFDEELDLHRIDCLSSHGDLSIYEFLVQRRQALSQEEISPPRLITGHDLIRLGLSPGPQIGRLLEEIREAQLEGQLSTPEQALDYARNRLRSLSNPTSP